A single genomic interval of Microbacterium oleivorans harbors:
- a CDS encoding ABC transporter substrate-binding protein, protein MALSQRYRLLAPVALMGAAALVLAGCAEGGTEGDGGGEAKTTVRISGGITGGEADALNESFAQFTEDTGITVEYTGDKAFEGNIVTKVTGGDAPDIAIVPQPGLLKTLVETGKVLPAPEAVETAVDENWSPDWKQYGTFDDTFYAAPMLANLKGYVWYSPKQFAEWGVEVPKTWDEMIALTNTIVETTGGPAWCAGFASDAASGWPGTDWIEDLVLRQSGPEVYDQWVAGDVKFTDPEIKEAFDAVGEILLNPEYVNAGYGDVKSINATAFGDVAAAVASGDCALTHQASFLSANFLDVQTADGATPEVAPDGDVYAFLTPGYTEGELQIEGGGEFVAAFSDDESTQQVLEFMASPEFADARVELGGVISANKNADPSLASSEFLQEAMTTLQDETTVFRFDASDLMPSTVGQGSFWKGMVDWIDGKDTETVLSDIQAGYEN, encoded by the coding sequence ATGGCATTGTCACAGCGATACCGCCTTCTTGCCCCGGTCGCCCTCATGGGCGCGGCAGCACTGGTGCTGGCAGGGTGCGCGGAAGGCGGCACCGAAGGCGACGGCGGCGGCGAGGCGAAGACGACCGTCCGCATCTCGGGCGGCATCACCGGCGGCGAGGCCGACGCGCTGAACGAGTCGTTCGCGCAGTTCACCGAAGACACCGGCATCACCGTCGAGTACACCGGAGACAAGGCGTTCGAGGGCAACATCGTCACGAAGGTGACCGGTGGCGACGCTCCCGACATCGCGATCGTCCCCCAGCCCGGCCTGCTCAAGACGCTCGTCGAGACCGGCAAGGTGCTTCCCGCGCCCGAGGCCGTCGAGACCGCCGTCGACGAGAACTGGTCGCCCGACTGGAAGCAGTACGGCACCTTCGACGACACCTTCTACGCGGCCCCGATGCTCGCGAACCTGAAGGGCTACGTCTGGTACTCGCCCAAGCAGTTCGCCGAGTGGGGTGTCGAGGTCCCCAAGACGTGGGACGAGATGATCGCCCTCACCAACACGATCGTCGAGACCACCGGCGGCCCCGCGTGGTGCGCCGGCTTCGCCTCCGACGCCGCGTCGGGCTGGCCGGGCACCGACTGGATCGAGGACCTCGTCCTGCGCCAGTCCGGGCCCGAGGTCTACGACCAGTGGGTCGCGGGCGACGTGAAGTTCACCGACCCCGAGATCAAGGAGGCGTTCGACGCCGTCGGCGAGATCCTGCTGAACCCGGAGTACGTCAACGCCGGATACGGCGACGTCAAGAGCATCAACGCGACGGCCTTCGGTGATGTCGCGGCGGCCGTGGCGAGCGGCGACTGCGCCCTCACCCACCAGGCCTCGTTCCTCTCGGCGAACTTCCTCGACGTGCAGACCGCGGACGGCGCGACCCCCGAGGTCGCACCCGACGGTGACGTGTACGCGTTCCTCACCCCGGGTTACACCGAGGGCGAGCTCCAGATCGAGGGCGGCGGCGAGTTCGTCGCGGCCTTCTCCGACGACGAGTCGACCCAGCAGGTGCTGGAGTTCATGGCTTCGCCCGAGTTCGCCGACGCGCGCGTCGAGCTGGGCGGCGTCATCTCGGCGAACAAGAACGCCGACCCCTCGCTCGCCTCGAGCGAGTTCCTCCAGGAAGCGATGACCACGCTGCAGGACGAGACCACGGTCTTCCGCTTCGACGCGTCCGACCTGATGCCCTCCACGGTGGGCCAGGGCTCGTTCTGGAAGGGCATGGTCGACTGGATCGACGGCAAGGACACCGAGACGGTCCTGTCCGACATCCAGGCCGGTTACGAGAACTGA
- a CDS encoding LacI family DNA-binding transcriptional regulator, which produces MSTITDVARRAGVSKATASRALSGRGYVSEETRVRVVAAARELTYVAHSSAMSLATGRTQTVGVVMPHVSRWFFGEVLEGIQAALLEHGLDLTLYDANPGTDTRRRVFEDFLARRRFDGVIAVGLEPAESELDALLALGKPVVSVIGTEGATSVVTLDDSHATALATAHLLELGHRRIAFLGGTESTHWPHVESERYAGYASEMRRAGLDDEISRTPAELSMPAGYAAAVDMLSDASSRPTGIVAACDEVAIGAIIAARRLGILVPSSLSVVGIDDHVNAEMFALTTLRQVPREQGRAAVDLLLRHFDEPDAETVTIRIKPRMVVRGSTAGAPGHSSVAVRDSGLSSRE; this is translated from the coding sequence ATGAGCACCATCACCGACGTCGCCCGTCGTGCCGGGGTATCGAAGGCGACGGCGAGTCGAGCGCTGTCCGGGCGGGGCTACGTCTCGGAGGAGACGCGCGTGCGCGTGGTCGCCGCGGCGCGCGAGCTGACCTACGTGGCCCACTCCTCGGCGATGAGTCTCGCGACCGGTCGCACCCAGACGGTCGGCGTGGTCATGCCGCATGTCAGCCGGTGGTTCTTCGGCGAGGTGCTCGAAGGCATCCAGGCCGCCCTGCTCGAACACGGGCTCGACCTCACCCTCTACGACGCGAACCCCGGTACCGACACGCGCCGGCGGGTGTTCGAGGACTTCCTCGCCCGCCGTCGTTTCGACGGGGTGATCGCGGTGGGCCTCGAGCCGGCCGAGAGCGAGCTGGACGCCCTCCTCGCCCTGGGCAAGCCGGTGGTCAGCGTCATCGGCACCGAGGGCGCGACGAGTGTCGTGACCCTCGACGACTCCCACGCCACGGCGCTGGCGACGGCGCACCTCCTCGAGCTCGGTCACCGCCGTATCGCCTTCCTCGGCGGCACCGAGTCGACGCACTGGCCGCACGTCGAGTCCGAGCGCTACGCCGGCTACGCCTCCGAGATGCGTCGCGCCGGACTCGACGACGAGATCTCCCGCACGCCCGCCGAGCTCTCGATGCCCGCGGGCTACGCCGCAGCCGTCGACATGCTGAGCGACGCCTCGTCGCGGCCGACCGGGATCGTGGCGGCGTGCGACGAGGTCGCGATCGGTGCGATCATCGCGGCCCGTCGCCTCGGCATCCTCGTCCCGTCCTCGCTCAGCGTCGTCGGCATCGACGATCACGTCAACGCCGAGATGTTCGCCCTCACGACGTTGCGGCAGGTTCCGCGCGAGCAGGGCCGCGCCGCCGTCGACCTCCTCCTGCGCCACTTCGACGAGCCCGACGCCGAGACGGTGACCATCCGCATCAAGCCCCGCATGGTCGTCCGCGGCTCCACCGCAGGGGCCCCGGGGCACAGCTCGGTGGCGGTTCGCGACTCGGGGCTCTCGTCGCGGGAGTGA
- the rplL gene encoding 50S ribosomal protein L7/L12, with translation MAKLSTEELLEQFAGLTLVELSDFVKAFEEKFDVTAAAPAAVAGAAGGAGAAEAEEEKDSFDVILEAAGDKKIQVIKTVRELTSLGLGEAKAVVDGAPKAVLEGANKETAEKAKEALEAAGATVTLK, from the coding sequence ATGGCGAAGCTTTCCACTGAGGAGCTGCTCGAGCAGTTCGCTGGCCTGACCCTCGTCGAGCTGAGCGATTTCGTGAAGGCGTTCGAGGAGAAGTTCGACGTCACCGCCGCCGCCCCCGCCGCCGTTGCCGGTGCTGCCGGTGGCGCGGGTGCCGCTGAGGCCGAGGAGGAGAAGGACTCGTTCGACGTCATCCTCGAGGCTGCCGGCGACAAGAAGATCCAGGTCATCAAGACGGTCCGCGAGCTCACCTCGCTGGGCCTCGGCGAGGCCAAGGCCGTCGTCGACGGTGCTCCCAAGGCCGTGCTCGAGGGCGCGAACAAGGAGACCGCCGAGAAGGCGAAGGAGGCCCTCGAGGCCGCCGGCGCCACGGTCACCCTCAAGTAA
- the rplJ gene encoding 50S ribosomal protein L10 codes for MVQKDASVAELTKSFEDSTAVLLTEYRGLTVAQLKQLRNNIRQDANYAVVKNTLTKIAANNAGITALDEDLKGPSAVAFVHGDFVATAKALRDFAKANPLLVIKGGIFEGNALSADEVDKYASLESREVLLAKAAGMMKATMGKAAATIDALREKLETADAA; via the coding sequence ATGGTGCAGAAGGACGCATCGGTCGCCGAGCTCACGAAGTCATTCGAGGACTCGACTGCCGTACTGCTGACCGAGTACCGCGGTCTGACGGTCGCCCAGCTCAAGCAGCTGCGCAACAACATCCGTCAGGACGCGAACTACGCCGTGGTGAAGAACACGCTGACCAAGATCGCCGCCAACAACGCGGGGATCACGGCGCTCGACGAGGACCTCAAGGGTCCCTCGGCCGTGGCGTTCGTGCACGGCGACTTCGTCGCCACCGCCAAGGCTCTGCGTGACTTCGCCAAGGCCAACCCGCTTCTCGTCATCAAGGGCGGCATCTTCGAGGGCAACGCCCTCAGCGCCGACGAGGTCGACAAGTACGCCTCGCTCGAGAGCCGCGAGGTTCTGCTGGCCAAGGCCGCGGGCATGATGAAGGCGACGATGGGCAAGGCTGCCGCCACCATCGACGCGCTTCGCGAAAAGCTGGAGACCGCCGACGCCGCGTGA
- a CDS encoding type IV toxin-antitoxin system AbiEi family antitoxin domain-containing protein encodes MRTRREPDAVEALLLRRRDLLEAGRSEREIADGVGRGILHRVRRGWFVLRSEYDRLFAEDRHLLHVLAVSRDVRGGGVVSHESAAVLHGLDLYRRHPRRVHLTTSTAARISSNSDVFRHCTDLDEDDITHVRGIRCTTLARTVFDVARTLPPEPALVIADGAERQSAGRTGGATPHDVAAWRDAMAERIARAAGARGIRRARWVTAFADGLAETTLESVSRFRLHQIGFRRVRLQVAVPAPRGTEYRVDFGLDDVDAWGECDGTRKYVDAGLRSGRSAEDVVLDEKRREDWIRGTTGRRLVRWEDAHVTDAATLAARLTAFGIRPPR; translated from the coding sequence ATGCGGACACGGCGAGAACCGGATGCGGTCGAGGCGCTCCTCCTCCGCCGGCGCGATCTCCTCGAAGCGGGCCGGAGCGAGCGAGAGATCGCCGACGGCGTTGGCCGCGGCATCCTCCATCGGGTGCGACGGGGCTGGTTCGTGCTCCGGTCTGAGTACGACCGCCTGTTCGCCGAGGACCGGCATCTGCTGCATGTGCTGGCCGTCTCGCGCGACGTGCGCGGCGGCGGGGTCGTCTCGCACGAGTCCGCGGCCGTGCTGCACGGACTCGACCTCTATCGGCGTCATCCCCGCCGCGTGCACCTGACGACCTCGACGGCGGCTCGCATCTCGAGCAACTCCGACGTGTTCCGCCACTGCACCGACCTCGACGAGGACGACATCACCCACGTGCGCGGCATCCGGTGCACGACACTCGCCCGCACCGTCTTCGACGTCGCGCGGACCCTGCCGCCGGAACCCGCGCTCGTCATCGCCGACGGCGCCGAACGGCAGTCGGCCGGTCGCACCGGGGGTGCGACGCCCCACGACGTCGCGGCGTGGCGAGACGCGATGGCCGAACGCATCGCGCGCGCCGCGGGCGCCCGCGGCATCCGGCGTGCCCGCTGGGTGACGGCATTCGCCGACGGACTCGCCGAGACGACACTCGAGAGCGTGAGCCGCTTCCGCCTGCATCAGATCGGCTTCCGGCGGGTCCGCCTCCAGGTGGCCGTCCCGGCGCCGCGCGGCACCGAGTACCGCGTCGACTTCGGCCTCGACGACGTCGACGCGTGGGGCGAGTGCGACGGCACCCGCAAGTACGTCGACGCGGGGCTGCGATCGGGCCGGAGCGCCGAGGACGTGGTGCTCGACGAGAAGCGGCGCGAGGACTGGATCCGCGGGACGACCGGCCGCCGCCTGGTCCGCTGGGAGGATGCCCACGTGACCGACGCCGCCACCCTCGCCGCGCGTCTGACCGCGTTCGGCATCCGCCCGCCACGGTGA
- a CDS encoding YqaJ viral recombinase family protein — translation MTPELTARIVADSRDRVAWIRARSRGITATDVAALTSPKAIARAADSKLMGSGFSGNAYTDHGRRREPEIAAWVAATHGIQPSSALFHAVVEKRHLATPDGVGLDADGRVVLAEIKTTNKSWRSIPRTYLRQVWWQQHVLGAERTLVVWEQHDGFVPIDDEPRCAWVERDEREIRLLVNLATELIDELYRRTMQRRAVEMPRMPAAAPREPFRALALAD, via the coding sequence GTGACTCCCGAACTCACCGCTCGCATCGTCGCGGACTCCCGCGACCGCGTGGCCTGGATCCGGGCCCGCTCCCGCGGGATCACCGCGACGGACGTCGCCGCCCTCACCAGCCCCAAGGCGATCGCCCGCGCGGCGGACTCCAAGCTCATGGGCTCGGGATTCTCGGGCAACGCCTACACCGATCACGGTCGTCGTCGTGAGCCGGAGATCGCCGCGTGGGTCGCTGCGACGCACGGCATCCAGCCGTCGTCCGCGCTCTTCCACGCCGTGGTCGAGAAGCGGCACCTGGCCACCCCCGACGGCGTGGGCCTCGACGCGGACGGGCGCGTCGTCCTGGCCGAGATCAAGACGACGAACAAGAGCTGGCGCTCGATCCCCCGCACCTACCTGCGGCAGGTCTGGTGGCAGCAGCATGTGCTCGGCGCCGAGCGCACCCTCGTGGTGTGGGAGCAGCACGACGGTTTCGTGCCGATCGACGACGAGCCGCGTTGCGCCTGGGTCGAGCGCGACGAGCGCGAGATCCGGCTCCTCGTGAACCTCGCGACGGAACTCATCGATGAGCTCTACCGCCGAACCATGCAGCGTCGCGCCGTCGAGATGCCCCGGATGCCGGCGGCGGCACCGCGCGAGCCGTTCCGCGCGCTCGCCCTCGCCGACTGA
- a CDS encoding 2'-5' RNA ligase family protein gives MFSVEMVPDDRVDSAVRADWSALIEAGLPSAGRHPSDSNRPHVTVALCDELPADAIAGLRSLAEALPLACSWGGVTVFPAGERFVLARPLVVTAELLAVHRRIVGFLGPPPERYAVTAIDGWTPHLTLARRLTGEQVGRALALLGAEPVAGEITGMRLWDAERKVVTPLR, from the coding sequence ATGTTCAGCGTCGAGATGGTGCCCGACGACCGCGTCGACTCCGCGGTGCGGGCGGACTGGTCGGCCCTCATCGAGGCCGGTCTGCCCAGCGCCGGGCGGCATCCGTCCGATTCGAACCGGCCGCACGTGACGGTCGCGTTGTGCGACGAACTCCCCGCCGATGCCATCGCCGGCCTGCGGAGTCTTGCCGAGGCCCTGCCGCTCGCGTGCAGCTGGGGTGGAGTGACGGTGTTCCCCGCGGGGGAGCGTTTCGTGCTCGCTCGCCCGCTGGTGGTCACGGCCGAGCTGCTCGCCGTCCACCGGCGGATCGTCGGGTTCCTCGGTCCACCGCCGGAGCGCTATGCGGTGACGGCGATCGACGGCTGGACGCCGCATCTCACGCTCGCGCGGCGCTTGACGGGCGAGCAGGTGGGACGTGCCCTCGCGCTGCTGGGCGCCGAGCCCGTCGCGGGTGAGATCACCGGCATGCGGCTCTGGGACGCGGAGCGGAAGGTCGTGACGCCGCTGCGCTGA
- a CDS encoding MDR family MFS transporter, which yields MSAVSPSPAAAGQTMSRRGVLEALSGLLLGMFVSMLASTVVSTSLPVIIHDLDGTQTAFTWVVTATLLTTAISTPIWGKLADLTNRKVLYQLAIVIFVLATAAAGFSQSPEMLIGFRAVQGIGAGGLAALSQVLMADIISPRERGRYMGLFGAVMAVATIGGPLLGGVITDAWGWRWNFFVALPVAVAALVIVQRTLHLPAHPRKQTSIDYLGIVLLSVSVSLLLIWVTLAGDTFEWMSIETLLMVGGAVIGAVLFVITELKVREPLVPLTLFRNLTFTLSVIASIATGIAMFGASVFLSQYMQLARGATPTEAGLMTIPMIGGLLVASIGVGALITRTGTWKPFLIVGAVLLIGGSFMLSTIHYDTDFTLVSIYMAMLGAGIGMTMQNLVLVVQNTSRPSEIGVASSGVTFFRSLGGTIGVSVMGAALASQVTSLASDRAADIQGALATLGDQAPVWAAQLQSGTLPQVSAMPEALRIVFEDIYATGISSSFLIAVPFAVLSLIAIVFLPNKPLNTMTTTERLQAGEADLATVSVPEGMGVLTATGSVPTTTADSAGDSTSESTRSAR from the coding sequence ATGTCCGCAGTCTCCCCATCCCCCGCCGCGGCGGGCCAGACGATGTCTCGCCGAGGCGTGCTGGAGGCCCTCTCCGGCCTGCTGCTCGGCATGTTCGTGTCGATGCTGGCCTCGACCGTCGTCTCGACCTCACTGCCGGTCATCATCCACGATCTCGACGGGACGCAGACAGCGTTCACCTGGGTCGTGACGGCCACGCTGCTGACCACGGCGATCTCGACGCCGATCTGGGGCAAGCTCGCCGACCTCACCAACCGCAAGGTGCTCTACCAGCTCGCGATCGTCATCTTCGTGCTGGCCACTGCGGCCGCCGGGTTCTCGCAGAGTCCCGAGATGCTCATCGGGTTCCGCGCGGTGCAGGGCATCGGCGCCGGCGGACTCGCCGCCCTGAGCCAGGTGCTCATGGCCGACATCATCAGCCCGCGTGAGCGCGGCCGCTACATGGGTCTGTTCGGCGCCGTCATGGCCGTCGCCACGATCGGCGGTCCGCTGCTCGGCGGCGTCATCACCGACGCCTGGGGCTGGCGCTGGAACTTCTTCGTCGCCCTGCCGGTCGCCGTCGCCGCACTCGTGATCGTGCAGCGCACGCTGCACCTCCCGGCGCACCCGCGCAAGCAGACGAGCATCGACTACCTGGGCATCGTGCTGCTCTCGGTCTCGGTCTCGCTGCTGCTGATCTGGGTCACCCTCGCCGGCGACACGTTCGAGTGGATGAGCATCGAGACGCTCCTCATGGTCGGCGGTGCCGTCATCGGCGCGGTGCTGTTCGTGATCACCGAGCTCAAGGTGCGCGAGCCCCTCGTGCCCCTCACGCTCTTCCGCAACCTCACCTTCACGCTGTCGGTCATCGCATCGATCGCGACCGGCATCGCGATGTTCGGCGCGTCGGTGTTCCTGAGCCAGTACATGCAGCTCGCCCGGGGCGCCACCCCGACCGAGGCCGGCCTGATGACCATCCCCATGATCGGCGGCCTCCTCGTCGCCTCGATCGGCGTCGGCGCGCTCATCACGCGCACCGGCACGTGGAAGCCCTTCCTGATCGTCGGGGCGGTGCTGCTCATCGGCGGCTCGTTCATGCTGTCGACCATCCACTACGACACCGACTTCACGCTCGTCTCGATCTACATGGCCATGCTCGGTGCGGGCATCGGCATGACGATGCAGAACCTCGTGCTGGTCGTCCAGAACACCTCGCGGCCGAGTGAGATCGGCGTCGCGAGCTCGGGCGTCACCTTCTTCCGCAGCCTCGGCGGAACGATCGGCGTCTCGGTGATGGGTGCTGCCCTCGCCTCTCAGGTCACCTCGCTCGCGAGCGACCGGGCCGCCGACATCCAGGGCGCCCTGGCGACGCTCGGCGACCAGGCGCCGGTCTGGGCGGCTCAGCTGCAGTCGGGTACGCTCCCCCAGGTCTCGGCCATGCCCGAGGCGCTCCGGATCGTGTTCGAGGACATCTATGCGACCGGGATCTCGAGCTCGTTCCTGATCGCGGTTCCGTTCGCCGTGCTCAGCCTCATCGCCATCGTGTTCCTGCCCAACAAGCCGCTGAACACCATGACGACGACCGAGCGCCTCCAGGCGGGCGAAGCGGACTTGGCGACCGTCTCGGTGCCGGAGGGTATGGGCGTGCTCACCGCCACCGGATCGGTACCGACCACGACGGCGGAT